DNA sequence from the Vulgatibacter sp. genome:
TCACCGTCGCCAACAACTACTTCTGCCAGCCGCTGCTGGCGGAGATGGGCCGGGATCTCACCGTCGACGAGGCGCAGCTGGGCCTCGTGCCGACGCTCACGCAGGTGGGCTACGCGCTCGGACTTCTGCTCATCGTGCCCATGGGCGACATGCTCGAGCGGCGCCGGACCATCGTCGTCGCCTGCGCGGCGGTGAGCGGGGCGCTGCTGCTCGTGGCCACCGCGGGATCGATCGGGGTGCTGCTGGCGGGCAGCCTCCTCCTCGGGCTCTGCACCGTGGCGCCGCAGCTCATCGTCCCGATGGCCGCGAGCCTCGCCGCGCCGCTGGAGCGGGGCCGGGTGATGGGGGTAATCATGAGCGGGCTCCTCGCCGGGATCCTGCTCTCGCGCACGGCGTCGGGCTTTCTCGGCACCTGGTTCGGCTGGCGCGCGGTCTACTGGCTCGCCGCCGGCTGGATGCTCCTGCTCACCGCGCTCTTGCGCTTCGCCCTGCCGCGCCAGCCCCCTGCGGCGGCGATCACCTATCCGGCGCTGATGCGCTCGGTGGCGGGGCTCGCGCAGGAGCTGCCGACGCTGCGGCTCCACGCGCTGCTCGGGGGGCTGGGGTTCGCCTCGTTCAGCGCCTTCTGGGCGCCGCTGGTGCTCCACCTGGAGACGCTGCCCGGCGGCTACGGCGCCCGCGAGGCGGGGCTGCTCGGCATCGCCGGCGTGGCGGGCGTGCTGGTGGCGCCGGTGGTGGGGCGGTGGTCCGACGCGCGGGGCGGCGACCGGCGCATCAACGCGGCGTCGCTGGCGCTGATGGCGGCGGCCTGGGGGCTGATGTGGATCACGGGCGCGTCGCTCGTGGGGCTGGCGGTCGGCGTGGTGCTGCTCGATCTCGGCGTGCAGGCGAGCCACCTGAACAACCAGACGATCGTCTTCGCGCTGCGGCCGGAGGCGCGGAGCCGGATCAACACGGTCTACATGGTGAGCTACTTCGTCGGCGGGGCGCTGGGGGCGTATCTGGGGACGCTGGCGTTCCAGGCGTACGGATGGGGGGCCACCTGCGCGCTGGGGGCGGCGGCAGCAGCGGCGGGGGCCGTGGTGGCGGTGGCGGTGCGGAAGGCGTCGGCGCCGTGAGCCCGCGCCGACGTGCCGCCGCTACGCCACCGCGGCGGCGAAGGACTGGAAGAGATCGCCCGGGAGCGGGACGTCGAGCCGCCAGGTGATCGACATGGGCTGCTCGGATTCGTGCTTCACGTAGGTGGCGGGCCCGAGGAAGTAGAAGGCACGATCGTCGCTGCGCAGGCGGGCGAAGAGCAGGATGCTGGAGCCTCGCTTCGCGTGCTGCTGGTAGCGCCGGCCGGTTTCGCTCTCGGCCCGCGTCACCGACTGGCTCTGCCAGTGGATGAGGTCCCGGCTGATGGCGTAGTCCTGGTAGCGAGTGGTCGGCGAGAACTGGCCGCTCGTCTTGTCGAGGGTGAACGCGAGAAGGTCCGCTCGGGCCTGCTCAGCCCAATAGACGCCCGTCTGCCAGGGAGCGACCCTGGCCCCATCGCCGATGCCGAATGCTGCGAGGATCTCCAGTCGGGAGTAGCGGGCGTGGACCTGGAGCGGGACCGCGGGCCGATCCCTGAGCGGCAGGGGAAGATGCTCGATCCGATCGTTGAGGACGTCGAAGAGAGCACGCAGCTCGGCCCGTACCTGTGGATGTTCCCAGAGGAAGCGTACCCCGTCGTCGAGGCCGGACGACTTGGGCAGCGCCTTGTCGACGAGCGGTGCCACGAGCATGCGGAGGAGGCGCCGCTCACGCTCACCGAGAGCGTCTGGAGACGGGGGCTCTTCGCGTGCCAGCAGGCGACGAAAGCCATCGAGGCGCTCCGAATCGTCGACGTGGAGGAGCCGTCCGCAAGCCCGCCGCAGCGTGGCTTCTTCCGGGCCGCTCGGAAGCAGCGCGAGGCCTGCGTCTCCGCAGAGATCGGACCAGCTCTTGTTGCCTGCGTAGACGTCGTCGAGCTCGAGGCCCGATGCCTCGAGGTAGGAAGCGAGCGGGTAGGTCGGCGCGCCCTGGGCCAGCTGGCGCAGCTCGGCAGCCTTCGCCGCCCAATTCGAAGGGACCGCCTTGCGGATGCTCTCGAGGACGATCCGGCTCGCCACCCGATCGAGCTCCATGTGGCAGCCCGCCGGAAGGAAGGGGAAACCCGCCTCGACGTTCCGCTCCAGATCCTTGCGGCTGCCGCCGAGGAGCGCGCGGAAGCGGCGATCGAAGCGGAACTCCGCCCGGTGCTGTCCGACGAAATCGAGGACGGTGCAGACGCTCTTGCCGTGGCTCCGGCGGAGGCCGCGCCCGAGCTGCTGGAGGAAAAGCGTGGGGCTCTCGGTGGGGCGGAGCATGAGGAGCGTGTCCACCGCCGGGACGTCCACGCCCTCGTTGAAGAGATCGACGGAGAAGACGACGTTGATCTTGCCGTCGCGCAGCTGGGAGAGCGCCTCCTCCCGTTCGGTCGTGGGGCTGTCACCCCAGATCGCCTTCGCCTCGATGCCTTGCTCGCCGAAGATCCTGGCCATGTATCGGGCGTGTTCGATGCTCACACAGAAGCCGAGCGCCCGCATCGACCTCGGGTCATCGACCCGCTTTTCGACTTCGTGGAGGACGAACCGCGCCCAGACGTCGTTTCCGGTGAGGAGATTGCTCAGCCGCTCCACGTCGTAGCCGCGCCCGCGCTTCCAGGGGATCTGGCGCAGGTCGAGGCCGTCGTGCACGCCGTAGTAGGCGAAGGGCACCAGGCGGTGCTGATCGATCGCGTCCCAGAGGCGCAGCTCGGCGGCGATCCGATTCTCGAAGTGGTCGAGGATGGGCAGGCCGTCGCTTCGCTCCGGCGTCGCGGTGAGCCCGAGCAGCTCCACCGGGCGGACGTGCTGGAGCAGCGCCTGGTACGAGCTGGCGGCTGCGTGGTGGAACTCGTCGACGATCACCACGTCGAAGTGATCGGGGGCGAGATCGGCGAGGCCCGCGGCGTTGACGCTCTGGATCGAGGCGAAGACGTGCTCGAAATACGTCGGCCGCTTGCCGTCCACCCAGAGCTCGCCGAAGGCGTGGTCGCGGAGCGCCTGTCGGAAGGTCCAGAGGCTCTGCTCGAGCAGCTCCTTGCGATGGGCGACGAAGAGGAGCCGCGACCGGCGCAGCTGGAAGCGCAGGCGGAGGTAGTCGAGCGCCGCCATGACGGTCTTGCCCGTACCGGTCGCCGCGACGAGCAGGTTGCGGTGGTGGCCTTGCTGTCTGGAGAGAGCGATCTGTTCGAGGAGCCGCTCCTGGAAGGGCTCCGCACGAAGCTCCGTGGGGAGGAGGATCGAAGCGGATGGCGCCGCGCTCTCTTTGGTGCGCGCGAGGAATTGCTCGCGGTCGTAGGGCAGGAAGTCACCGCCATTCCAGTAGCTCTCGAAGACCGCGCCGATCTTCTCGATCACGTCCGGGTTGCGCGCCCCCGAGACACGGACGTTCCACTCCATGCCGCTGACCTGCGCCGAGTGGGTGAGGTTGGACGAGCCGATGTACGCGGTGGGGAAACCCGAGTGCCGATGGATCAACCAGGCCTTTGCGTGCAGGCGCGTGCTGCCGGTGTCGTAGGAGACCTTGACCTCGGCGCCGAGGACAGCGAGCTCGTCCAGCGCCCGGGCCTCGGTCGATCCCGTGTAGGTCGTGGTGAGGACGCGGAGCGGGCGGCCCGCGGCGCAATGGCGCCGGAGGGCATCGAGCATGGGCGCGATGCCGCTGCGGCGGATGAAGGCCATCACCACGTCGATCCGGTCGGCGGAGCGGATCTCGGCGAGGATCTGGCTGCCCACACGCGGTTCACCCGGCGCGTTGGTGAGCACGGTGGTGTCGAGCAGCGGGATCAGTGGTTCATCGATCGTCTCGGACTTGCCGTCCGGCTGCCGCCGCAGGATGGAGCGGAGCACCTCCCCGCGTTCGAGGGGCGACTCGCGCTGGAGATCGTCCGATCCGAGCGACCCCGCAATCTCCTCGATCAGCTTCCGAACGAGGCTCACGCCGACCGCCACCCGCTGGGCATCGGGCACGGAGCCCAGCGCGCGGTGGACCACGTGCGAGAGGTGCAAGGCGAAACGATCGGCGGCTTCGGGCGCCCGCACGCCTGTGCGCCGTGGCTCGAGGGATTCGTCGAGTGCCTGCAGGTCCAGATCGAGCGCTTCCGTGATCAGCGTCTCGTAGAGTCCACGACCGATGCGTTTCATGCTCACCTTCGTGCGGCGAGATACTGCTCGAAGCGGCGCTCGAGGAGTGACTCGGCGGGGCGGGCGCTCTTGCTCCTGGGGAAATGGAGCACCTTGCCGTGGAAGCTCTTGATCCCCTGCTCGAGCGTGGGGCCGTCCTTTGCGTCGAGGAGCGCGGGTGCGATTTCGATGAGGCCGCTGGGGCGGATTCCGAGGAGGTCGGCGTCGAAGACGCCGTGGTGGAGCTTGCAGAGGGCGAGGCCGTTCTTGACCTCGGCCACGCCGCGCTCGTCCCTGTCGGGGACGATGTGGGCCGCGTCGAGGAGCTCGCGGCGGGGGAGCCGGCAGATCGCGCAGCGCTCCTCGTAGGCTTCGAGGACCTGGAGCCGGAACGCCTGCTGGTGCACGCGCCGCTTGGCGAGCACGGTCACGTAGCGGCGCTGTGCCGCCTGGTAGAGCGTGTCGGCGACGATGGTCGCGGGCTGCGGGACGAGGTTGGCGTCGTCCGCGACCACGCGGCAGCACCGCCCGGCTGCATCGAAGTCGACGATGTAGGCGGGCCAGATCGGTTGGTAGACGCTCGGCGCGAGCCCGTAGAAGTAGATGATCGGCGTTGCGCTCACGTGCGCCTGGTAGAGCAGCTGGTTGTCCCACGATTTCGGGTCGTCGCCCTGGAACCGATAGACGAATCCCTCGTCCGAATCGAGGTCATCGTAGCGGGCGGTGCGTCCCTCCCGCGGCACGGTGGTCTTGATCGAGAGAGCCGCGCCGCCAGGCATCTCCGCCGGCTTGAAGATTCCGCGGGCTTGGTTGGCGAAGAGGAAGGTCTTTCCTCGGAAGACGAAACCCCGGGCGATCACTTCCCAGGGGAGCGCGCCGCCGTGCTGGGCGACAAGGTGGCCCAGCTCCTCGAACGCCGTCTTCCTGATCAACCAGCCGATGTCTCCGCCCTGGGTGTACATGCGGCCGACACTACCAGGTTGCGATGGGGCGCCACTCAAAATGGAAACACGAGCGGCACCACCACCAGCGCCGTGAGCAACACGATCACCTGCAGCGGCAGCCCCACCCGCACGAAATCCGCGAACCGATACCCGCCCGGCCCCATCACGATCGTGTTCACCGGCGAGGCGATCGGCGTCGCGAAGGCCGCCGACGCCGCGATCGCCACGCCCATCAGCAGCGGCCTGGGCGACAGCTCCAGCACCTCGGCGATCCGCACCGCCACCGGCGCGACCAGCACCGCGGTGGCCGTGTTCGACATCACCATGCCGAGCCCCGAGGTGACCACCAGCACCGCCGCGAGCACGGCCAGCGGCGCCGCGCCGGCGAAGGCGCCCTCCACCTGCACGACGAGGAGCCGGGTGAGGCCGGTCTGCTCCAGCGCCGTCGCCATCGGCAGCATCGCGGCGATCAGCACCACGCTCTCCCAGTTGACCGAGCGGTAGCTGTCGACCGGCCGCACGCAGCGGGTGAGCACCATCGCCACCGCTGCCAGCAGCACGGCGATGACGTTGGGCAGCCACCCGAACGCCAGCGCGAGCAGCATCGCCAGGGTGATTGCGATCGCCGTCCAGGCACGCCGGGGCGAGACGAAGACGTCGGTGCGCACGTCGGGCTCGGCGACGAGGATGAGGTCCCGCCGCTCGTCGCGCAGATTCCGCAGGTGCTTGCGCCGGCCCTTGAGCAGCAGCGTGTCGCCGACGCGCAGCGGAAAGTCGAGGAGCGCCGGCGTCGCTGGACCCACTGCCGCCACGTCGCCGGTGGCGCGGCGCACCGCGAGTGCCGTCGCCCGGTAGCGGTCCCGGAACTTCACCTCGCGCAGGGTCCGGCCCACGAGGCTCGAGCGCCGCGGCACCACCACTTCGGCGAGGGTGTCCTCGGGGGGAAGCTCGAGGGCACCGCCGCCGGGCAACGGCTGCAGCTCCCAGGCGCGGGCCATCTCCTCGACATCGGCGGGATCGCCCTGCACCCGGAGCACCTCGCCTGCTGCGAAGACGGTCTGCGGGAGCACCGGGTGGATCTCGGGGCCACCGGGCCCGTGGGCCTCGATGCCGATCACGTTGACGTGGTGGACCGCCCGGAGGTTGGCCTGCCCGAGCTGCTTGCCGCACAGGGGCGAGCGCGGCGGCACGCGCAGCGTGCGCAGCGAGGCAGCGAGTCCGTACTCTGCCGCGAGTTCCTCGGCGCTCCAGCTCTGCGGCGCAGGTGCGAGAGAAGTGGTGCCCGGGAGCAGGCGCCTGCCCCAGGCGGCGAGGAAGGTCACGCCGACGCACAAGATCACGAAGCCCGGCGGGAAGAAGCTGAAGAAGCGGAACGGCTCCTCCCCCGCCTCGACGAGCGCGTTGCTCGCCACCAGGTTGGGCGGGGTGCTGATCAGGGTGAGCATGCTGCCCAGGTGGGCGCCGAAGGCGAGGGGCAGGAAGATGCGCCCCGGGGCGATGCCCTTGCGGTGGGCGAGGCTGCCGACCACCGGCATCAGGATCGCCACGGTGCCGGTGGAGCTCATGAAGGCGGAGAGCACGGCGGTGGTGAGGATCACCCAGACGATGAGCCGCGCCTCGCCTCCTTTGGCCAGGTGGCCGAGGCGCTGGCCGAGCCAGTCGGTGACGCCGGTCTCGACGAGCCCCGCGCCGACGACGAAGAGCCCGACGATCATCAGCACCAGTGGGCTGGAGAAGCCCGCGAGCGCCGCGTCGGTGGAGAGCACGCCGGTGAGGACCAGCGCGAGCATCGCGAGGAGCGCCACCACGTCGAGGCGGATGCGGTCGCTGACGAAGAGCGCGATGGTCGCTGCGAGGATGACGAGGGTGATGGCGGCTTCGAGGCTCAAGGCCCGGTGAGCTTATCCTCTCGGCTGGCTTGCCGCGCGTACAGGATGCAAGCTATCGGCAGCCGTGCCGCAGAGGGCCGGCGCAGGGAAGGGAAGCGATGAAGTCGTTCTGGTTGGCAGCGGCGCTCGTTCTGCTCGTGTGGGCGAATCCCGCCGCTGCGGCGATCCTCGAGGGACGGGTGGTCGGCGTCGCCGACGGCGACACGGTGACGGTCCTCGACGCCGACAACGAGCGGCACCGGATCCGCCTCTCGGGGATCGATGCGCCGGAGCGGCGGCAGCCCTTCTCCCAGCGCTCCAAGCAGATGCTCTCCGATCTCGTCTACGGCAAGGAGGTCGCGGTGCATTGGGACAAGCGCGACCGCTACGGCCGGATCGTGGGGCGGGTGCTGGTCGCCGAGGCGGCCTGTGAGAAGGACTGCGTCCGATCGCTCGACACCGGCCTCGCCCTCGTCCGCAGCGGCCTCGCCTGGTGGTACCGCTACTACGCGAAGGAGCAGCCACCCGAGGAGCGCAAGCGCTACGAGGCGGCGGAGACGCAGGCGCGGCAGGCACGGGTGGGCCTCTGGTCCGAGCCGAATCCCACCGCGCCCTGGGACTACCGCAAGAGCCGCCGCAAGAAGAAGTAGCGCGCTGCGACGCGCGGGGAGCCGCCCTCCCGCCAATGTCAGACCCCCTCGCTACGCTCTCCTCACCTCGCAATCGGCGAAGGGGGGACGTGATGGAGAAGGCGGATCGGTCGGTGGTCCTTCGGCTCGAGCAGATCTTCACGCTGGAGGACGACGGCACGGAGAAGGAGTGCGCGTGCTGCGCGCTGGTGGAGGGCCGAACGCCGAAGTCGCGGCTGGGGGAGCCGCTCAGCGATCGGATCTTCGAGATCGCCTACCCGATCCTCGAGGTGGTGGGGCAGGGGCCCTACCGCGCCTGGCTCCTCCTCTTCCTCTGCGCCGCGCGGGGGTGGAACCTCGCGGTGGAGGGGGACCCGGCGGGATCGCCCGGCTGGTTGCGGGCGACTGCGGTGCGGATCACGGTGATCGGAACCGACCAGGAGATCGACGCTGGCCCGCTCATCCTCGCCATGGCCGAGCGCAAGCGGCGCGTCTACCCGAAGGACCGGCGGATCGTCGAGTCACTCTCCTTCACCGAGGACGGCAGGCTCTGGTGCAAACCTGCGGCTTAGGCTGGAGTGAATGACCCGCGGTACGGTGGGAGAAACTTGCCCCGTCGATCGCCAGGTCCCTAACATGCCGCCCGCCCGGG
Encoded proteins:
- a CDS encoding DUF3427 domain-containing protein — protein: MKRIGRGLYETLITEALDLDLQALDESLEPRRTGVRAPEAADRFALHLSHVVHRALGSVPDAQRVAVGVSLVRKLIEEIAGSLGSDDLQRESPLERGEVLRSILRRQPDGKSETIDEPLIPLLDTTVLTNAPGEPRVGSQILAEIRSADRIDVVMAFIRRSGIAPMLDALRRHCAAGRPLRVLTTTYTGSTEARALDELAVLGAEVKVSYDTGSTRLHAKAWLIHRHSGFPTAYIGSSNLTHSAQVSGMEWNVRVSGARNPDVIEKIGAVFESYWNGGDFLPYDREQFLARTKESAAPSASILLPTELRAEPFQERLLEQIALSRQQGHHRNLLVAATGTGKTVMAALDYLRLRFQLRRSRLLFVAHRKELLEQSLWTFRQALRDHAFGELWVDGKRPTYFEHVFASIQSVNAAGLADLAPDHFDVVIVDEFHHAAASSYQALLQHVRPVELLGLTATPERSDGLPILDHFENRIAAELRLWDAIDQHRLVPFAYYGVHDGLDLRQIPWKRGRGYDVERLSNLLTGNDVWARFVLHEVEKRVDDPRSMRALGFCVSIEHARYMARIFGEQGIEAKAIWGDSPTTEREEALSQLRDGKINVVFSVDLFNEGVDVPAVDTLLMLRPTESPTLFLQQLGRGLRRSHGKSVCTVLDFVGQHRAEFRFDRRFRALLGGSRKDLERNVEAGFPFLPAGCHMELDRVASRIVLESIRKAVPSNWAAKAAELRQLAQGAPTYPLASYLEASGLELDDVYAGNKSWSDLCGDAGLALLPSGPEEATLRRACGRLLHVDDSERLDGFRRLLAREEPPSPDALGERERRLLRMLVAPLVDKALPKSSGLDDGVRFLWEHPQVRAELRALFDVLNDRIEHLPLPLRDRPAVPLQVHARYSRLEILAAFGIGDGARVAPWQTGVYWAEQARADLLAFTLDKTSGQFSPTTRYQDYAISRDLIHWQSQSVTRAESETGRRYQQHAKRGSSILLFARLRSDDRAFYFLGPATYVKHESEQPMSITWRLDVPLPGDLFQSFAAAVA
- a CDS encoding HNH endonuclease, with the protein product MIRKTAFEELGHLVAQHGGALPWEVIARGFVFRGKTFLFANQARGIFKPAEMPGGAALSIKTTVPREGRTARYDDLDSDEGFVYRFQGDDPKSWDNQLLYQAHVSATPIIYFYGLAPSVYQPIWPAYIVDFDAAGRCCRVVADDANLVPQPATIVADTLYQAAQRRYVTVLAKRRVHQQAFRLQVLEAYEERCAICRLPRRELLDAAHIVPDRDERGVAEVKNGLALCKLHHGVFDADLLGIRPSGLIEIAPALLDAKDGPTLEQGIKSFHGKVLHFPRSKSARPAESLLERRFEQYLAARR
- a CDS encoding thermonuclease family protein; translated protein: MKSFWLAAALVLLVWANPAAAAILEGRVVGVADGDTVTVLDADNERHRIRLSGIDAPERRQPFSQRSKQMLSDLVYGKEVAVHWDKRDRYGRIVGRVLVAEAACEKDCVRSLDTGLALVRSGLAWWYRYYAKEQPPEERKRYEAAETQARQARVGLWSEPNPTAPWDYRKSRRKKK
- a CDS encoding MFS transporter → MQQALSPRLVLLMAVAAGVTVANNYFCQPLLAEMGRDLTVDEAQLGLVPTLTQVGYALGLLLIVPMGDMLERRRTIVVACAAVSGALLLVATAGSIGVLLAGSLLLGLCTVAPQLIVPMAASLAAPLERGRVMGVIMSGLLAGILLSRTASGFLGTWFGWRAVYWLAAGWMLLLTALLRFALPRQPPAAAITYPALMRSVAGLAQELPTLRLHALLGGLGFASFSAFWAPLVLHLETLPGGYGAREAGLLGIAGVAGVLVAPVVGRWSDARGGDRRINAASLALMAAAWGLMWITGASLVGLAVGVVLLDLGVQASHLNNQTIVFALRPEARSRINTVYMVSYFVGGALGAYLGTLAFQAYGWGATCALGAAAAAAGAVVAVAVRKASAP
- a CDS encoding SLC13 family permease, which encodes MSLEAAITLVILAATIALFVSDRIRLDVVALLAMLALVLTGVLSTDAALAGFSSPLVLMIVGLFVVGAGLVETGVTDWLGQRLGHLAKGGEARLIVWVILTTAVLSAFMSSTGTVAILMPVVGSLAHRKGIAPGRIFLPLAFGAHLGSMLTLISTPPNLVASNALVEAGEEPFRFFSFFPPGFVILCVGVTFLAAWGRRLLPGTTSLAPAPQSWSAEELAAEYGLAASLRTLRVPPRSPLCGKQLGQANLRAVHHVNVIGIEAHGPGGPEIHPVLPQTVFAAGEVLRVQGDPADVEEMARAWELQPLPGGGALELPPEDTLAEVVVPRRSSLVGRTLREVKFRDRYRATALAVRRATGDVAAVGPATPALLDFPLRVGDTLLLKGRRKHLRNLRDERRDLILVAEPDVRTDVFVSPRRAWTAIAITLAMLLALAFGWLPNVIAVLLAAVAMVLTRCVRPVDSYRSVNWESVVLIAAMLPMATALEQTGLTRLLVVQVEGAFAGAAPLAVLAAVLVVTSGLGMVMSNTATAVLVAPVAVRIAEVLELSPRPLLMGVAIAASAAFATPIASPVNTIVMGPGGYRFADFVRVGLPLQVIVLLTALVVVPLVFPF